From the genome of Triticum aestivum cultivar Chinese Spring chromosome 3B, IWGSC CS RefSeq v2.1, whole genome shotgun sequence, one region includes:
- the LOC123070684 gene encoding anthocyanidin 5,3-O-glucosyltransferase yields the protein MKKTVVLYPGLGVGHLVPMVEVAKLFLKHGLAVTLALVEPQVKSTDFSAAVARARASNPSVDFHVLPSPPADSNPDSGPRHHVVKVILPPPAVLPSPPAAMNAPLRDFLRSLPAVHALVLDMFCVDAQDVAAELKLPVYYSFASAAGDLAIFLNLPSKFASNTAKVKELGDSIITFPGVPPFKASELPSEVIADDEALVYVLRMFQRMAEAKGILINSFDSLEKPALSALSEGLCVPGRATPPVYCIGPLVSGGGDKEHECLRWLDAQPDQSVVFLSFGSLGTFTSKQLEEIAIGLEKSGERFLWVVRSPRSPDQKHGDPLPEPDLEALMPEGFLEKTKDRGLVVKSWAPQVEVLRHRATGAFMTHCGWNSTLEGITAGLPLLCWPLYAEQKVNKVHIVEGMKLGVEMRGYNEEVVKAEEVEEKVRWVMASEGGTALRVRVAAVKDAAAEALQEGGSSNLAFAQFLKDVDVKLVNLLNAGFSF from the coding sequence ATGAAGAAGACCGTGGTCCTGTACCCTGGCCTCGGCGTCGGCCACCTGGTGCCGATGGTCGAGGTTGCCAAGCTGTTCCTCAAGCACGGCCTGGCCGTCACCTTGGCGCTCGTCGAGCCGCAGGTCAAGTCCACGGACTTCTCCGCCGCGGTCGCCCGCGCGAGGGCCTCCAACCCCTCCGTCGACTTCCACGTcctgccgtcgccgcccgccgATTCCAACCCCGACAGCGGGCCCAGGCACCACGTCGTCAAGGTTATCCTCCCGCCGCCCGCCGTcctgccgtcgccgcccgccgccatgAACGCGCCCCTCCGCGACTTCCTCCGCTCGCTGCCCGCCGTCCACGCGCTCGTCCTCGACATGTTCTGCGTCGACGCCCAGGACGTCGCAGCCGAGCTCAAGCTGCCGGTCTACTACTCGTTCGCCTCCGCTGCCGGCGACctcgccatcttcctcaacctGCCGAGCAAGTTCGCCAGCAATACGGCCAAGGTAAAAGAGCTcggcgactccatcatcaccttccCGGGTGTTCCTCCTTTCAAGGCTTCGGAGCTGCCGTCCGAAGTTATCGCCGACGATGAAGCACTCGTGTACGTCTTACGCATGTTTCAGCGAATGGCGGAGGCGAAAGGAATTCTTATAAATTCCTTCGACTCGCTGGAAAAGCCCGCACTGAGCGCTCTCAGCGAAGGACTTTGCGTCCCTGGTCGTGCGACGCCGCCGGTCTACTGCATCGGGCCGTTGGTCTCTGGAGGCGGAGACAAGGAGCACGAGTGCCTCCGCTGGCTGGACGCGCAGCCGGACCAGAGCGTAGTGTTCCTCTCCTTCGGCAGCCTGGGCACATTCACCAGTAAGCAGCTAGAGGAAATTGCAATTGGTTTGGAGAAGTCAGGGGAGAGGTTCCTGTGGGTTGTGCGGAGCCCGCGCAGTCCCGACCAGAAGCACGGGGATCCGCTGCCGGAGCCTGACCTCGAGGCGCTCATGCCGGAAgggttcttggagaagaccaaggaCAGAGGGCTCGTGGTGAAGTCTTGGGCGCCGCAGGTGGAGGTCCTGCGTCACAGGGCAACCGGCGCATTCATGACGCACTGCGGCTGGAACTCGACACTGGAGGGCATCACGGCAGGGTTGCCGCTGCTGTGCTGGCCGCTGTACGCGGAGCAGAAGGTGAACAAGGTGCACATAGTGGAGGGAATGAAGCTTGGGGTGGAGATGAGAGGCTACAATGAAGAGGTGGTTAAggctgaggaggtggaggagaaggtCAGATGGGTTATGGCGTCCGAGGGAGGCACGGCACTCAGGGTGCGGGTAGCGGCAGTGAAGGATGCGGCGGCTGAGGCGCTCCAGGAAGGGGGCTCGTCCAACTTGGCGTTTGCCCAATTCCTAAAAGACGTGGATGTGAAGCTTGTAAACCTACTTAATGCTGGATTTTCTTTTTAG